One genomic region from Reichenbachiella ulvae encodes:
- a CDS encoding type II toxin-antitoxin system HicA family toxin translates to MLYCNYLLVALYISVLMSRKDKLLDRLKRKDKSFSWSDLVTLLSGFGYEVFRGSGSRRKFVNPTSKSIISLHEPHPQKTLKPYMMKIVLEHLRENKLI, encoded by the coding sequence ATGTTGTATTGCAACTATTTGTTAGTTGCATTGTATATTAGTGTATTGATGAGCAGGAAAGATAAATTATTAGATCGTCTAAAGAGAAAAGATAAGTCTTTTTCCTGGTCAGATTTGGTCACGCTTTTGAGCGGATTTGGTTATGAAGTTTTTAGGGGAAGTGGCTCGCGGAGAAAGTTTGTAAATCCAACTTCCAAAAGTATAATAAGCTTGCATGAACCGCATCCTCAGAAAACCTTGAAACCATATATGATGAAAATAGTTTTAGAGCATTTGAGAGAAAATAAGTTGATATGA